A window of Roseobacter fucihabitans genomic DNA:
TGGCTGGCCTATCCCGGCGACAACGGCTTGGCGATCACGCAGGTGATCTATGACGGGATCGAACGCATCGTCACCGGCGACGCCACCGACATGCAAGAACTGCAAGAAGAGCTGGTCGAAGAAATCGCTGACCTTTTGCCAAACGGCTAAACCAACCTCTGGTCGCCCTTTCGGGGGCGGCCAGATCTCTTTTCTAGAAAGGCTAAGGTCCATGAAGCTTGTCCATATCTCCGACATTCATTTGACGGCTCCCGGTGAACGCATGGGCGGATTGAACCCCCACAGACGTTTCGCACAAGCGCTCGACGATGTGCGGGCGCATCACAGCGATGCCACGCGGATCATCATCACCGGCGATTTGACCCACTGGGGCGAACCTGCGGCCTATGCGACACTTGTTGATGCCCTGAACGATCTACCCTGTCCCGTGCGCTTGTTGATCGGCAACCACGATGACCGCGCCGCGTTTCTCAGTGCTTTTCCGGACCATCCCAAAGACGCGTCGGGTTTCATCAACCACGCAGAAACGGTGAACGGTACGCGTCTGATCTACCTCGACACGACCGAGCCTCGCACCCATGCAGGCCATTTTTGCAGCCGCCGCCGCGACTGGCTGGAGGCCGAACTCCTACACTGCACCCATGCGCGCCTGTTCATGCATCACAATGCCATGGCCCTTGGCCTGCCTGCCGAAGACAAGATCGCTCTCGTGCCAGAAGACCGCAGACCACTGGCCGAGCTTTTGACAAAGTACCGCGAGCGCATCGACTACATCCATTTTGGCCATGTCCATGCGCCAGTGTACGGGACTTGGTGCGGGATTCCTTTCGCTGCCGTCCGCTCGACCGGGAATCAATCCCTGCCAAATCTGAAGGAGCAGGAGCTGCTGCAGGGTGCTCCAATGGCCCCGTCCTATGCCGTGATCCTTGCAAGTGACAGCGACACAATTATCCATGATATTCCCTTTACGTGGGATGGGCCGGTTTTCAGCACAGGGACCGCATGGGAAGATTGGGCCAAACCGGTTGCCGCAGAATGAAGTTCATCCATCTCACCGACACGCATGTCATTGGCGAAGGCGCGCTCTATGGCCAAGACCCGGCCGCGCGGCTGCGTGCCGCTGTGGCCTCCATCAATGCCGAACATGGCGACGCGGATTTCGTTGTTCTGACCGGTGACATGACCCATTGGGGCGACGCGGCGGCCTACGCGCGGTTTTCGCGCGAAATCAAAAACCTCACCATGCCCGTGCATCTGATGGTGGGCAATCACGACGATACAGCAGCTTTTGGCGAGGCTTTCCCAGAAACACCCCGCGATGACAACGGTTTTGTCCAAAGCGGTTTTGACACCCCGTTCGGGCGGTTTCTCTTGCTGGACACCAAGGACCAAGATACCCACGCAGGCGCATATTGCCCCGCGCGCCAAGCGTGGTTGGATCGCGAACTGGACCAAACCGAAGGCCCAATCGTCCTGTTCATGCACCACCCGCCATTCAAGACAGGCATCGCCGCGATGGACCAGATCATGTTGCAAGATGCAGAGTCCTTCTACGATGTCATCGCCTCCCACAAGACGCGCATCCGGCACCTGTTCTTTGGCCACGTGCATCGTGCGATTTTTGGCAATTGGCGCGGCATCAGCTATTCGTGCATGCGCGGCCTCAACCACCAGGTCGCCTTGGAGTTGAACGGTGCGTCCGAACGCATTGCGGCAAATTTCGAATCTCCGGCTTATGGCGTGGTACTGTTGAGCGACGATCAGGTTACAGTTCATTTGCACGATTTTGCAGATCGCTCAGAACGGTTCTTTTTGTGAAGCGACCCTATGGCCTGCGCAGTACTGGACACCCCACGCCCGAATGTTGGACTACAATGCGCTGACCGGCCGTTTGCACCCAGTCAATGTTCTACATAGCAAGCGTCTTTTGCTTGCACGCTATGATTTGATCTTGGGTGATTGGTGCTTTGTCCCTTCTGCCGTCATCGCGCACAAGTAAACCGGTCAGAAACTGGACATTGGCGTAGCTGCAGCGAATTGACTCTTCGTCCCGTGTCGTTCGAAATCATGCAATGCGCAGCGAAAGGACAGTTTGCTTTCCGGCCGTTTTTGTCCGTTTGAATGGCCGGTTTGGTGAAAACCATTGCGTCGCCGCAATTTTGGTGCTGCGCGCGCGAGGGAATGCTGCGTAAGCGAAGCTGGAAAAAACGAAAGTCTGAAGAGTCCGCATCTTACCAGTTCGTGCGCCACGCAGCGAACGGCGCTGTTTCTAGAACCGACCTTTCGTGATTTGTGTGGCGAATGCTAGGTCAGAGCCCACTTTGACAGATGCTGCGAATGTGCCGAACGGCAGCTACTTGAGCAATCAAGTGAACGATGTAAGTTTTGCGATGGCCTTGATCTCCAACAAAAGATCGGGATCAGCCAAGCAAACAACACCAATGGCGGTCCAGTTTGGAAATGGTGGATTTGGAAATACCCTCTGCTTCGCGGACGCAAACGCGTCGAAGTGTTCGTACATGTCTACGTGGAAGGTTGTGACATCGACGATATCGTTAAATCCACACCCTGCCGCCTCTAAAACGCCACCCAGATTGATAAAGGCCAATTGGAACTGCGCTGCCGGATCTTTGATCGCGCTGCCCGACGCATCGACGCCGACCTGTCCTGAAATGAACAGGAAACCGCCACTTCTCACCGCCGCTGAATATCCGTAGGCCTCGTAGTTCGCTTGTTTATCGTTTGGAAAAATCACGTCCCGCATCGTCGCTTTCCTTTCTATACAGTTGCATTGAAATAATAGCTATGCGAGTGTATTGAAACAGTCAAATGGAATGAACAATGCCGCGCCCGAAGTCATATGATCGCCAAGATGCCATCGCAAAAGCGTGCAACGTGTTCTGGGAACATGGGTTTCAGGACCTCGGCGTGCGTGAGATTGAACGACTGACTGGCCTCAACCAATTCGCCATTCGCTCTGAGTTTGGCGGCAAGGAAGGTCTCTACCTTGAAACATTGAAATACTACTGTGACGCCGCAATCACGGCGGAAATGGCTCCAATGAAACAAGGCAGCATTCCTGAAATCATCTCCTTCTTTAAGGGCTTGGTCACACCGGGATCCACGACATCCAGCGATTATGGTTGTTTGATCGTCAACACCGGCATTGAGAACGCCCGTATCCAAAGCCCACGGCTTGAAAATGCGGTGCGCTCATATTGGAATAGTCTTGAAGGCCACTTTCTGATCGCCCTTGAGAATGAACATACGGCGCAAGGCGAAGGGGCGACGTTCACACCTCATATCTTGGCCGCGTCGCTGGTTCCGGCTGTGATGGGCATTCATGCGCAAAACAGATCGCAGCGGGATCAGACCGCGGGTCGCCCTCTCGTCGATCTCATATGCTCAATTCTAAGCGGGTATCGGCCATCATGACGATCCAACCCTTCTCACCAGTAGGCGGACTCGACGGGGTCTATATTGGCCGCGCTGGAAAGCTGAACTGCATCGTTTTCCGCCTTCGAGACGGGAGTATCTGCCTTTATAGCCCTGTCGCGGGACTAGAGACGTCAGGACGTGACAGCCTTGCTAAACTGGGCGACGTGTCGATGATACTCGCACCAAATCACTATCACAACAAAGGACTGACAGGGCATGCTAACGCCTTTCCGAACGCATCATTGGTTTGTTCAAAAGGTGCAGAACCGCGTCTGAAAAAGATCACCGGGCTGACGTTTGATCCAATCGATATCCTCAAGTCGAAGTTGGCAGACAACCAGAGAATACTCGAACCTGAGGGCCTCAAGACAGGGGAGGTTTGGATTGAAGTAAGAACTCGGTCAGAGATTGCTTGGATTGTCACCGATACCTTCAGCGCCAAGCTACATTCGCCGGGCGTTTGTGCGGAGGCTCCCAGTATGCTTGGCACGTTTCCGCGCTACGGTGTCAAAGACGCTTGGGTTTTCAAAGATTGGGCCAACACACAGCTTTCCACTGACTGTCCGACCATCCTGCTGTCCTGCCACGGATCACCCGTGAAGGCTCCAGACCTCGACGCTCAGCTTATCGGCTTGCTTGCAGATGCGTTTTGAGCGCCAAGAGTAAATTCGAAAAGCAGCCATTGGTGCCATCGCAGCGAAAGCTCACT
This region includes:
- a CDS encoding TetR/AcrR family transcriptional regulator: MPRPKSYDRQDAIAKACNVFWEHGFQDLGVREIERLTGLNQFAIRSEFGGKEGLYLETLKYYCDAAITAEMAPMKQGSIPEIISFFKGLVTPGSTTSSDYGCLIVNTGIENARIQSPRLENAVRSYWNSLEGHFLIALENEHTAQGEGATFTPHILAASLVPAVMGIHAQNRSQRDQTAGRPLVDLICSILSGYRPS
- a CDS encoding phosphodiesterase; amino-acid sequence: MKLVHISDIHLTAPGERMGGLNPHRRFAQALDDVRAHHSDATRIIITGDLTHWGEPAAYATLVDALNDLPCPVRLLIGNHDDRAAFLSAFPDHPKDASGFINHAETVNGTRLIYLDTTEPRTHAGHFCSRRRDWLEAELLHCTHARLFMHHNAMALGLPAEDKIALVPEDRRPLAELLTKYRERIDYIHFGHVHAPVYGTWCGIPFAAVRSTGNQSLPNLKEQELLQGAPMAPSYAVILASDSDTIIHDIPFTWDGPVFSTGTAWEDWAKPVAAE
- a CDS encoding phosphodiesterase; its protein translation is MKFIHLTDTHVIGEGALYGQDPAARLRAAVASINAEHGDADFVVLTGDMTHWGDAAAYARFSREIKNLTMPVHLMVGNHDDTAAFGEAFPETPRDDNGFVQSGFDTPFGRFLLLDTKDQDTHAGAYCPARQAWLDRELDQTEGPIVLFMHHPPFKTGIAAMDQIMLQDAESFYDVIASHKTRIRHLFFGHVHRAIFGNWRGISYSCMRGLNHQVALELNGASERIAANFESPAYGVVLLSDDQVTVHLHDFADRSERFFL
- a CDS encoding RidA family protein, whose product is MRDVIFPNDKQANYEAYGYSAAVRSGGFLFISGQVGVDASGSAIKDPAAQFQLAFINLGGVLEAAGCGFNDIVDVTTFHVDMYEHFDAFASAKQRVFPNPPFPNWTAIGVVCLADPDLLLEIKAIAKLTSFT